One window of Roseisolibacter agri genomic DNA carries:
- a CDS encoding phosphatase PAP2 family protein: MTDPAPPAERRTPPPLPTGPLRPVLVGAMRLARARFHDLRAAIGLVVLAGAALAALLGVTFAWVAHRVRAGSTQAFDEGVLRWVAAHRIPWLESTLLELTFLGTGTVVVTIAGVAALFLTLTRQRTAAALLLWSTLGAILLNNVLKAAFVRPRPELFTWGTHVRTTSFPSGHAMSAAAIYGTVAFLAARLAPQRRTRIAIYAVAAVLIVLVAASRVYLGVHYPTDVAAGLLVGFAWAAFCTAALEAGQFLGGRRRRTGDDGGETGERQPAASTRSNTRSK, from the coding sequence ATGACCGACCCCGCCCCGCCCGCCGAGCGACGCACGCCGCCCCCGCTGCCGACCGGGCCACTCCGGCCGGTGCTCGTCGGGGCCATGCGGCTCGCCCGCGCGCGCTTCCACGACCTCCGCGCCGCCATCGGGCTCGTCGTCCTCGCCGGCGCCGCCCTGGCCGCGCTCCTCGGCGTCACCTTCGCCTGGGTCGCGCACCGCGTCCGCGCCGGCAGCACGCAGGCGTTCGACGAGGGTGTGCTGCGCTGGGTCGCCGCGCACCGCATCCCGTGGCTCGAGTCCACGCTGCTCGAGCTGACCTTCCTCGGCACCGGCACCGTCGTCGTCACCATCGCCGGCGTCGCGGCGCTCTTCCTCACGCTTACCCGCCAGCGCACCGCCGCCGCGCTGCTCCTCTGGTCCACGCTCGGCGCCATCCTGCTCAACAACGTGCTGAAGGCCGCGTTCGTCCGCCCGCGCCCCGAGCTGTTCACCTGGGGCACGCACGTGCGCACGACGTCGTTCCCGTCGGGCCACGCGATGAGCGCCGCGGCCATCTACGGCACCGTCGCCTTCCTCGCCGCGCGGCTCGCGCCGCAGCGCCGCACGCGGATCGCGATCTACGCCGTCGCGGCCGTCCTCATCGTCCTCGTCGCGGCCAGCCGCGTCTACCTCGGCGTCCACTACCCCACCGACGTCGCCGCGGGCCTGCTGGTCGGCTTCGCGTGGGCGGCGTTCTGCACCGCGGCGCTCGAGGCGGGGCAGTTCCTGGGCGGACGCCGCCGCCGCACCGGCGACGATGGCGGCGAGACCGGCGAACGTCAGCCCGCGGCCAGCACCCGGTCGAACACGCGCTCGAAGTAG
- a CDS encoding PQQ-binding-like beta-propeller repeat protein, with protein MPPSRLQPRRAAVLLLLVVLLGCREGAGPTGGGQQPPPPTAATVLVRGAPTTPVLVGGTVQLEATVLDGSGAPLAGRPTAWTTSDTAIALVSSTGLVTTVGAGRVTITASSDGKAGTSVLDVRAGGAIGAEGGVLLMLGGRAVLIVPRDAVTQSTTLLLAPSTAGASASRLVPGTAFELAPEGLTFAWTPTLNLKYDAARIPAGVPASSLRLHLLVDGVWTQMRGGGVDTTTRLVYAPITRTGVYAVVGIAVDRVTLTGGLVGGALVVGQSARLGAATFDALGTSLVGRAVTWQSSDPSVATVGADGTVTAVGAGSVTVTATSEGRSAATTLAILPRPTPDWREAVEWTTYQGNARRTGFVPVTADPAAFRELWVSTPFGALALSPVTTAAGQVFVSTGAYSGTSVKWTGAVDARTGVVQWSRDFGAIHGANPPAYADGTVYLSTSGLNFLWALDAATGAERFRSPYRNQRSAYFAPAIVGGVVYVGGGEFDGVYAFGAADGVERWFRSTLQIDRWTPAVDEGVVYLYPSASPPKVSALNAATGQVLFEIRDPGYDGPFPGLNLAPALGGSNDLLVTNNGRLLSFDLQRRVIGWTQSGEYTGTVAVGGGAVYAVNGTQVDVRRQSDGSLIGSWTPPEGQVRAPVLVTRNLLFASTAAATYAVDLATRRHVWSYPGGGALALNANGVLFIAQANGRLAAITLR; from the coding sequence GTGCCGCCGTCCCGATTGCAGCCGCGCCGCGCGGCCGTCCTGCTGCTCCTCGTGGTGCTCCTCGGCTGCCGCGAGGGAGCCGGACCGACTGGTGGTGGGCAGCAGCCACCACCACCCACTGCGGCCACCGTGCTGGTGCGGGGCGCGCCGACGACACCGGTTCTCGTCGGTGGCACCGTGCAGCTCGAGGCAACGGTGTTGGACGGCAGCGGTGCGCCGCTCGCTGGCCGGCCGACCGCGTGGACGACGAGTGACACGGCCATCGCGCTCGTGAGCTCGACGGGGCTGGTGACGACCGTCGGTGCGGGTCGGGTGACGATCACCGCGTCGAGCGACGGGAAGGCCGGCACCTCCGTGCTCGACGTGCGCGCCGGTGGGGCGATCGGCGCCGAAGGCGGGGTGCTGCTCATGCTCGGCGGTCGCGCGGTGCTGATCGTGCCGCGGGATGCCGTCACGCAGTCCACCACGCTGCTGCTCGCGCCGTCGACCGCGGGCGCCTCGGCGTCGCGCCTGGTCCCGGGCACCGCCTTCGAGCTCGCGCCCGAGGGGCTCACCTTCGCGTGGACGCCCACGCTCAACCTGAAGTACGACGCGGCGCGCATCCCCGCCGGCGTCCCGGCGAGCAGCCTCCGGCTCCACCTGCTCGTGGACGGCGTGTGGACCCAGATGCGCGGGGGCGGTGTGGACACCACCACGCGTCTCGTCTACGCGCCGATCACGCGTACGGGCGTGTACGCGGTCGTCGGCATCGCCGTCGACCGGGTGACGCTGACGGGCGGTCTGGTCGGTGGTGCGCTCGTCGTCGGGCAGTCGGCGCGCCTGGGTGCCGCGACCTTCGACGCGCTCGGCACGTCGCTCGTCGGGCGCGCGGTGACGTGGCAGAGCTCCGACCCGTCCGTCGCCACCGTCGGTGCGGACGGCACCGTGACGGCCGTGGGCGCCGGCTCGGTGACCGTGACCGCGACCAGCGAGGGCCGGAGCGCGGCCACGACGCTCGCCATCCTTCCGCGCCCGACGCCCGACTGGCGCGAGGCCGTCGAGTGGACCACGTACCAGGGCAACGCGCGGCGCACCGGCTTCGTCCCCGTCACCGCCGATCCTGCCGCGTTCCGCGAGCTCTGGGTCTCGACCCCGTTCGGCGCGCTCGCGCTCAGCCCCGTGACGACGGCCGCCGGGCAGGTGTTCGTGTCGACGGGCGCGTACTCCGGCACGTCGGTGAAGTGGACGGGCGCGGTCGACGCGCGGACCGGCGTCGTGCAGTGGTCGCGCGACTTCGGGGCCATTCACGGCGCGAACCCGCCCGCGTATGCGGACGGCACGGTGTACCTCAGCACGAGTGGCTTGAACTTCCTCTGGGCACTCGATGCCGCGACCGGTGCGGAGCGCTTCCGCAGCCCGTACCGCAACCAGCGCTCCGCCTACTTCGCACCGGCGATCGTCGGCGGTGTGGTCTACGTCGGCGGGGGTGAGTTCGATGGCGTCTACGCGTTCGGCGCCGCGGACGGCGTGGAGCGGTGGTTCCGCTCGACGCTCCAGATCGATCGGTGGACGCCCGCCGTGGACGAGGGCGTGGTGTACCTCTACCCCAGCGCGAGCCCGCCGAAGGTGAGCGCGCTGAACGCGGCCACCGGACAGGTGCTGTTCGAGATCCGCGATCCGGGATACGACGGGCCGTTTCCGGGCCTCAACCTCGCGCCGGCACTCGGCGGATCGAACGACCTGCTCGTGACGAACAATGGTCGGCTCCTCTCGTTCGACCTGCAGCGCCGCGTGATCGGGTGGACGCAGTCGGGCGAGTACACGGGCACCGTGGCCGTCGGCGGCGGCGCCGTCTACGCGGTCAACGGCACCCAGGTGGACGTCCGACGGCAGAGTGACGGGTCGCTGATCGGCTCCTGGACGCCGCCGGAGGGACAGGTGCGCGCCCCCGTCCTCGTGACGCGGAACCTCCTCTTCGCGAGCACGGCCGCCGCCACGTACGCCGTGGACCTCGCCACGCGGCGGCACGTGTGGAGCTATCCGGGTGGCGGCGCCCTGGCGCTGAACGCGAACGGCGTGCTGTTCATCGCGCAGGCGAACGGACGGCTCGCCGCGATCACGCTTCGCTGA
- a CDS encoding HAMP domain-containing methyl-accepting chemotaxis protein, translated as MRWFRNLPLARKLAASFAVLIALTGALGVLALRGTSRVNDVAVDLGKHWLPSVRYSLAVSKASADYRGAEALTVASHESVDIDGYTAEMGVYQETIDTELKKLGPTLTSKDDSAAFADFKTSWAAYRETSAKVVEFAKANADTSALELLSGDSQSQFDAATAALGRIVDAAEEGSKKQVAFGAATFTVTQRSVVGAVAFCILFGVFVAFGLSRDISRPMREITAKMRLLALGDTDQQVKIDTKDEVGMLAASFREIVAAQVELAGAAQRVAAGDVSVPITPRSDADVLSHSFAQVQTSLQALITEGGAVVAAAQRGELSARGDAEKFAGAYRELVEGMNGTLAAVAAPVAEVNAVLERVAERDMRARMTGTYSGEFEALKGRLNRTVANLDAALSQVAASAEQVAGASGEIASGSAALAQGSSQQAGSLEEVSASLHELASTAKQNASNAQQARGMAENARSGAAAGVSSMEKLSGAVTRIKQSSDSTAKIVKTIDEIAFQTNLLALNAAVEAARAGDAGRGFAVVAEEVRALALRSAEAARNTGALIEESVRNADEGVSLNAEVLHHLQRINADVAKVSEVMAEIAAASEQQDQGVGQINGGLEAMNTVTQQVAASAEQSSSAAIEMSSQSEAMRELVGTFQLSETTVRRVAPAAAPAAPSAEPPASRPARPARPAARQAATPPRRAAAPARPTPVRGSAPVPPARPAAAAPQAPQVQLPTGRLSADPARLIPFDDDDSDDALQGF; from the coding sequence ATGCGCTGGTTCCGCAACCTGCCCCTGGCGAGGAAGCTCGCCGCGTCGTTCGCCGTCCTGATCGCCCTCACGGGCGCGCTGGGCGTTCTCGCGCTGCGCGGCACCTCGCGCGTCAACGACGTCGCCGTCGATCTCGGCAAGCACTGGCTGCCGAGCGTGCGCTACTCGCTCGCGGTGAGCAAGGCGTCGGCCGACTACCGCGGCGCCGAGGCGCTGACGGTGGCCTCGCACGAGTCGGTCGACATCGACGGCTACACGGCCGAGATGGGCGTGTACCAGGAGACGATCGACACGGAGCTGAAGAAGCTGGGGCCGACGCTGACGTCGAAGGACGACTCGGCGGCGTTCGCGGACTTCAAGACCAGCTGGGCGGCGTACCGCGAGACGAGCGCGAAGGTCGTCGAGTTCGCGAAGGCGAACGCCGACACGTCGGCGCTGGAGCTGCTGAGCGGCGACTCGCAGTCGCAGTTCGACGCGGCGACGGCGGCGCTCGGCCGCATCGTGGACGCGGCGGAGGAGGGCTCGAAGAAGCAGGTCGCGTTCGGCGCGGCGACGTTCACCGTCACGCAGCGCAGCGTCGTCGGCGCGGTCGCGTTCTGCATCCTGTTCGGCGTCTTCGTCGCGTTCGGGTTGTCGCGCGACATCTCGCGCCCGATGCGCGAGATCACCGCGAAGATGCGCCTGCTGGCCCTCGGCGACACGGACCAGCAGGTGAAGATCGACACGAAGGACGAGGTCGGGATGCTGGCCGCGTCGTTCCGCGAGATCGTGGCGGCGCAGGTGGAGCTGGCGGGCGCGGCGCAGCGCGTGGCGGCCGGCGACGTGAGCGTGCCGATCACGCCGCGCAGCGACGCGGACGTGCTGTCGCACTCGTTCGCGCAGGTGCAGACGTCGCTGCAGGCGCTCATCACGGAGGGCGGCGCGGTGGTGGCGGCGGCGCAGCGCGGCGAGCTGTCGGCGCGCGGCGACGCGGAGAAGTTCGCCGGCGCGTACCGCGAGCTGGTCGAGGGGATGAACGGCACGCTGGCCGCGGTCGCGGCGCCGGTGGCCGAGGTGAACGCGGTGCTGGAGCGCGTGGCCGAGCGCGACATGCGCGCGCGGATGACGGGCACGTACTCGGGTGAGTTCGAGGCGCTGAAGGGCCGCCTGAACCGCACGGTCGCGAACCTCGACGCCGCGCTGTCGCAGGTGGCCGCGTCGGCCGAGCAGGTGGCGGGCGCCAGCGGCGAGATCGCGTCGGGCAGCGCGGCGCTCGCGCAGGGCTCGTCGCAGCAGGCCGGGTCGCTGGAGGAGGTGTCGGCGAGCCTGCACGAGCTGGCGTCGACGGCGAAGCAGAACGCGTCGAACGCGCAGCAGGCGCGCGGCATGGCGGAGAACGCGCGCAGCGGCGCGGCGGCCGGCGTGTCGAGCATGGAGAAGCTCAGCGGCGCGGTGACGCGCATCAAGCAGTCGAGCGACTCGACGGCGAAGATCGTGAAGACGATCGACGAGATCGCGTTCCAGACGAACCTGCTCGCGCTCAACGCCGCCGTCGAAGCGGCGCGCGCGGGCGACGCGGGGCGCGGCTTCGCAGTCGTGGCGGAAGAGGTCCGCGCGCTCGCGCTCCGCAGCGCGGAAGCGGCGCGCAACACCGGCGCGCTGATCGAGGAGAGCGTGCGCAACGCGGACGAGGGCGTGTCGCTCAACGCCGAGGTGCTCCACCACCTGCAGCGCATCAACGCCGACGTCGCGAAGGTGAGCGAGGTGATGGCGGAGATCGCGGCGGCGAGCGAGCAGCAGGACCAGGGCGTGGGCCAGATCAACGGCGGCCTGGAGGCGATGAACACGGTGACGCAGCAGGTCGCGGCGAGCGCCGAGCAGTCGTCGAGCGCGGCGATCGAGATGTCGAGCCAGTCCGAGGCGATGCGCGAGCTGGTGGGCACGTTCCAGCTCTCCGAGACGACCGTGCGCCGCGTGGCGCCGGCCGCCGCGCCGGCCGCGCCGAGCGCGGAGCCGCCGGCGTCGCGTCCGGCCCGTCCGGCGCGCCCGGCCGCGCGTCAGGCCGCGACCCCGCCGCGCCGCGCGGCGGCGCCGGCCCGTCCGACGCCCGTGCGCGGCAGCGCCCCCGTCCCGCCGGCCCGCCCGGCCGCGGCGGCGCCGCAGGCCCCGCAGGTGCAGCTGCCCACCGGCCGGCTGAGCGCCGACCCGGCGCGCCTGATCCCGTTCGACGACGACGACTCGGACGACGCGCTGCAGGGCTTCTGA
- the tssC gene encoding type VI secretion system contractile sheath large subunit, with protein sequence MIAGTLLQGQFRVERVLGQPGGFGITYRAMDEDLRIPVALKEYIPIDIAYRGADGLAVQTPSGQATEIYNDYLARFLDEARTLAQIDHPSVVRVRAFFRDHGTAYLVMDYYEGETLEEYAGRHGGRVHWEVATQMVLELLDGLEAVHARGILHRDVKPQNVYLTTAGRVVLLDFGAAREVVGEHSRSMTMILSGGYAPIEQYSTKGREQGPWTDVYACAATLYRLITGVRVPDAVDRIGEARLLSTRAHVRDVPPDIDAAITWGLAVHARDRPRSASSYAAMIRSALDGTARAPRAVPAAHPPKAVPPARRAVHAPTASDTETSKVRELHSLPLRMGVMGDFAGGADLHGRSLRDRAFMRIDTECFGEVMASIGPRLTLSVADQHTGGGARVDVELRFRSIADFSPDEIVRQVDVLRQLWVVGDDQLRARQLDSILHHPEFQRLEASWRGLWYLVSRSGEGVLIDVLSVTKRELRSDLLGVQGVEESALFEKIYTAPLASGDIPFATLVGDYEFGCDYRDPPEVLSRLARVAAAAHAPFISSASPKMFLADRFTDLERYPDLTKIFNAASYAPWKAFRRTEEARYVALTCPRVLLREPYGRDAMADGRPYDEGIDTDDLRTYLWGNAAYVLAACMSRAFTTHGWCAEICGVARSGLVDGLAVHHVGGKTGEPAIIGPTDWDVWDGRVRDLHELGFALLQQYGPAPRVRFFSVPSTQHPKVYLEPEATAFARTAADLRYVLAVSRYAHIIRVLMRAHGSKLTSASEVESFLNASLQDHVAPPAEHGGANARRPLAEARVEVLTIPDQPGRYRAVAFLKPIFQLAPTALAHRVVVDLPAVGTSVATGGSLGQLP encoded by the coding sequence TTGATCGCAGGCACGCTCCTTCAGGGGCAGTTCCGCGTTGAACGGGTGCTGGGCCAACCCGGAGGTTTCGGTATCACCTACCGGGCGATGGATGAAGACCTGCGCATCCCGGTAGCGCTGAAGGAATACATTCCCATCGACATTGCATACCGCGGTGCCGATGGGTTGGCCGTGCAGACACCGAGCGGGCAAGCGACTGAGATCTACAACGACTATCTCGCGCGCTTTCTAGATGAGGCGCGCACGCTTGCCCAAATCGACCATCCGAGCGTAGTGCGGGTACGCGCCTTCTTTCGAGACCATGGGACGGCGTACCTGGTGATGGATTACTACGAGGGCGAGACCCTCGAGGAGTATGCGGGCCGCCATGGCGGACGAGTGCACTGGGAAGTGGCAACACAGATGGTGCTGGAGCTTCTGGACGGGTTGGAAGCGGTGCATGCGCGGGGAATCCTGCATCGGGATGTAAAGCCACAGAACGTCTATCTCACGACGGCTGGCCGGGTGGTGCTGCTCGATTTTGGAGCCGCTCGCGAGGTAGTTGGTGAGCACAGTCGTTCGATGACGATGATCCTCAGCGGAGGCTACGCGCCCATCGAGCAGTACAGCACGAAGGGCCGCGAACAGGGGCCGTGGACCGACGTGTACGCCTGCGCCGCGACGCTCTACCGCCTCATTACCGGAGTGCGGGTGCCGGATGCCGTAGACCGCATCGGCGAGGCGAGGCTCCTCTCGACGCGAGCGCATGTGCGCGATGTGCCGCCGGATATCGACGCGGCGATTACGTGGGGGCTTGCGGTGCACGCGCGAGATCGCCCTCGGTCTGCGTCGAGCTACGCCGCGATGATTCGAAGTGCCCTCGATGGGACCGCTAGAGCTCCACGGGCCGTGCCAGCAGCACATCCTCCGAAGGCAGTCCCGCCGGCTCGGAGGGCGGTGCATGCGCCGACGGCGTCCGACACGGAGACTAGTAAAGTCCGCGAGTTGCACTCTCTTCCGCTGCGGATGGGAGTGATGGGGGACTTCGCGGGCGGGGCCGATCTGCACGGTCGGTCTCTAAGAGATCGCGCCTTCATGCGGATCGACACGGAGTGCTTCGGCGAAGTCATGGCCAGCATCGGCCCCCGCCTCACGCTGTCTGTCGCGGATCAGCACACGGGAGGCGGCGCGAGGGTCGACGTCGAGCTGCGGTTTCGGAGTATTGCGGACTTCTCCCCTGACGAAATCGTGCGGCAGGTCGACGTGCTGCGCCAACTGTGGGTTGTGGGGGACGATCAGCTCCGCGCTCGACAGCTCGACAGTATTCTCCACCACCCCGAGTTTCAGCGGCTTGAGGCGAGCTGGCGCGGGTTATGGTATCTCGTGTCGCGCTCGGGTGAGGGCGTCCTGATCGACGTACTCAGCGTCACGAAGCGGGAGCTTCGGAGCGACTTGCTCGGCGTCCAGGGTGTCGAGGAGAGCGCGCTGTTCGAGAAGATCTATACGGCGCCGCTGGCCTCGGGAGATATCCCGTTCGCGACACTCGTGGGCGATTACGAGTTCGGGTGCGATTATCGGGACCCCCCCGAAGTGCTCAGTCGCCTTGCGCGCGTGGCGGCCGCGGCGCACGCGCCGTTCATCTCGTCGGCGTCGCCGAAGATGTTCCTGGCCGACCGCTTCACCGACCTTGAACGGTATCCCGATCTGACCAAGATCTTCAACGCTGCGTCGTACGCGCCGTGGAAGGCATTTCGGCGGACCGAGGAGGCTCGGTACGTGGCGCTAACGTGCCCGCGCGTGCTGCTGCGCGAGCCGTACGGACGCGACGCCATGGCGGATGGTCGTCCGTACGACGAGGGCATCGACACCGATGATTTGCGCACTTACTTGTGGGGAAACGCGGCGTACGTGCTCGCCGCGTGTATGTCGCGGGCGTTCACGACACACGGCTGGTGTGCGGAGATCTGCGGCGTCGCGCGCAGCGGGCTGGTGGATGGCCTCGCGGTGCACCATGTAGGCGGCAAGACGGGCGAGCCGGCGATAATCGGCCCCACCGACTGGGACGTCTGGGATGGGCGCGTGCGCGATCTACACGAGCTTGGCTTTGCGCTGCTGCAACAGTATGGGCCGGCGCCGCGGGTGCGCTTCTTCAGCGTGCCGTCCACGCAGCACCCAAAGGTGTACCTTGAGCCCGAGGCGACCGCCTTCGCGCGGACCGCAGCCGACCTGCGGTACGTCTTGGCGGTGTCGCGGTACGCGCATATCATCCGAGTGCTGATGCGCGCTCACGGCAGCAAGCTCACGTCAGCCAGCGAGGTCGAGTCGTTCCTGAATGCGTCGCTCCAAGATCACGTGGCCCCTCCGGCCGAGCACGGGGGGGCAAACGCGAGGCGCCCGCTGGCCGAGGCACGCGTCGAAGTGCTCACGATCCCGGATCAGCCCGGCCGGTATCGCGCAGTGGCGTTTCTCAAGCCGATCTTCCAGCTAGCGCCCACAGCGCTTGCGCATCGCGTCGTCGTCGATCTCCCAGCGGTGGGAACTAGCGTGGCAACGGGGGGCTCCCTTGGCCAGTTGCCGTGA